TTCATAAAAAGCGTAGTTCCGATCTCATTCCTGTTTTTTATTGCCGGAGCTGCAATTGCGCTGGTTTTTATCCTGCCACTCATGTTCAATTACATAATTCTGTCCTCTGATACTGTAGCTGAGAACCAGATATCTGTAAAGCAGACAGTGTCTGTGGCTGTAACACTTCTGGCAGGTACGGGACTTGTGTTCCAGATTCCGGTTTTGATGTTCTTTGCAACCAGAATGCAGATAATCAGGCGACAGACACTCCAGAAAATGAGACTTCTGGTGTATGCCTCACTTCTGACACTCTCATTATTTATTACACCAGACCCGACTTTCATTGCCCAGCTTGTCTGTGCAGTCCTTCTGGTAGTGTTATTTGAGATCGGATTACTTGTTTCAAAGTAGACGAACAAATAAACTATATATTCCAGAAAGGAATAAGGGGTCTATTGATATCATGATAGGTTCGCTTGAGATAGTTGTAATATTGGTCGTTGCGTTGCTTATCTTTGGTCCGGACAAGATACCAGAACTTGCACGGGCTGCAGGAAAAGCATGGGGCGACTTCCAGAAAGCACAACTATCGGCTGAACTTGGATTATCTGATCTTGATATGAGTCCGGCTAAGGCTCCAATAGAGCCAGAACCAACTGAAATGGACAACAAGATCAGACAAATTGCAGAATCAGCAGGAATAGATGTGCAGGGAAAAAGCACAGAAGAACTTCTTTCCCTTATGGAAGAAGCCGCAAAGGCCAGATGATATTAAAGTACTAGTATTAGTATAAATTATATACTAGTAATGTATACTAAAAACGTATACCGAAAACGCATAAAAACGGAGTAGTGATAGTTAATGTTGCCATTAGGCCCTACAGAACTTTTACTGATCTTTGGAGTAATCTTTTTGCTCTTTGGTGCTACCAAATTGCCGGAACTCGCACGTTCCATGGGCACCTCCATGGGTGAGTTCAAGAAGGCACAGAAAGAGTCAGAGCAGTCAGTAAAAGAATTTGAACGTTCCCTTAAGAACCAGGTTTACACAACACCATCAGAAGAAACAAAGACCGCTGATGTTAAACAAGTAGCAGCAAACCTCGGTATTGATACAACCGGCAAGAGTGACGATGAGATCCTCGCCGAAATCAATACCATGCTGAAAAAGTGAGTTTAACACCTGTTCTTACTCACTTATCTTTTGTTTTAAACCGTTTCTCATATTTATTCACTTATACTCATAGCAAGTTTTCATGTAATCCTTTTTTGAATCTGAAAACAAAGTAACCACCCGCCGAAGGCGGCACATTCCGATGATTTTATACAGAAAAATTATTGCATTACAGAAGACTAGTAAGAAAATGTTCCAAGGTATTATGCAGAATATTTTGTATAGTCACCTGGAAAACGCCGGCTTCGCCGTACCCTTCGGGATTGAGTTAGTTACTTACGTACATTCCCACAAATACCTATTTTAGCTTCCACATATGAATTGATGACAACGTCCATCGTTCCATCAATGTCAATAATCTCCATGTCAAAGAATTTCGCAAATTCTGAAGCATTTCGATGAAAATTAGCATCTTTGTAGTTCTGGTTCTTTATCTTAAAAAGAAGGCTGTACATTGGACTGCTGAGATATTTATGGACATTCTGAAAAGATACAGTTGATCTGTAATCCGTTTCATTCATGCTGGATAACCACATGGGAGTTGCATATATTGCTCCTCTTCCGTTGCCAAGTAACATCGTCTTCGTGTAAATCTCATTTCCGCCAAGTGCTACGCTAACACAGTCATCAACAATATTCTTTTCATCATCTCTGAGAAAATAAACAGGGCAATCAAGCTTCTGCAGATCGTCCTGTACTTTATCAGAACTATAACCGCATTTTCCGTAAAAAAGAAGGATACCATCTGAGATTTTAGACATTTCTTTTGCGTTCTGATACACTTCTGACTGCAAATCATCAATATCAGAATGCAGATCCTTTCTTAGAAGATTCACAACAACTGTTAATTCTCGTTCATTCTTCCGGTTTAACGAATTACATACTTGTCTGAAGACTGGAATCTTTGAACATAATCCCATGAAACCATCAGGTGTATTTCCATAGCTTTCTGAAACGAGAGAATATAACCTGTCGGATGAAAGCATAAAGGGCCTGAGATTCTCAGATTTGAGTTTTTGTACAAATCTGAAACTGTTCCTGTTCTCTACTACAAACAAGTGCCTGATTTCAGAGTCTTTTGAGAGAACATGAACCAATTCATCCTCAAGCATTTCACAGGCGACTATACTTAAAATCGGCATGATCACTTGCACAGGTTTTTGTTCTTTATTTCATCCCTGATTTCATCTTTTATTGCAGAGTAACATTTCTTGAATATTTCCTGATTACCGCAGACTTCAAAGGTGCTGTATCCAAAAAGATTGGCATAATCCTCGATCTTTGCATCAATATCTTTTACATATGTAAGACCTGTATTGACCTTTGCAACCCTTGAATATCCTGCCATATCATTGACCATTTTTGCCATCTTAAGAGCTTTTTCAGGATCAGGATTATACTTGTCAATGTTCAAAAGTTCCCTCCATGAACTGGCATACATGGGTGTGAAGAAAAAGGCAGGTTCCTTACTGTGGGTTTTAAGCAACTTCAGGTAATTAGCTCCACCGCCGACAGTAGCTCCAATACAGTCATCAACAATCCTTTCATCATCCCGGAGTATTCGGACGATGCAACCATCTTTTTCCAGGCAGAAATCCTCTTCCACCTTACCAAGGACATTGCCGCAAAGGCCGTAAAAAAGGAGTATACCATCGGAGAAAGGAATCATTTCCTCAATAGTCTGATAAACCTCGGATTTCAGTATTTTTGGCACTGCATGAAGTCCGAGTTCCAGAATATTAACTATTACAATTGATTCATTTTCATCCATTTTACCTAGATGCTCTTGCATCTTTTCAAAAGGAATAATCTCATGAGATACATGCTGTCCATTCAATTTTTCCGTAAATTCAGAAATGTTTTCGTTTTCTACGATGATGATCTTATCAATTTCAGGATCATTGCTCAAAAGCCACACAATTTCATCCTGCATAATCTTACATGAGATAATACTCATAACTGACATTACAAATCTCCTCCAGTTTGATGTGTTTTAGTTATTCAATTTTTAAAGCAAAAACAATATGTCAATATAATATGCCTACCTGCATATAGATAGGTAGCAGCCTAATAAAAAAATCAATCCCTCCAACCAAGACTGGATTTTATTGAGGAAATTGACCTCACAAGTGTTTTTCTACCTTTGATACTGGATAGCAACCTGGCTCCCATCAATGTTACAAATACATCTTCTGAGCGTGTTTCGACTGAATCTGAAAAATCAAATTCTCCCTGTTCCAGTCCGGTTCTTAGAACATTAGTGAGCCAGTCACGTATATCGTCCAGTAGCAATATCTCCTGCTTTTTAACTTTCTCAGGAAGCTCTTCAAAATCAATAATCACAGAACCGGGAGGACAGATACATTTGCCTTCCTCAAACTCCTGCAATGCATAATCGAAATAATATTGAAGCTGCTCACGAGCAGACTTTTTAGATTCTACCATCTGTGCAATGGCTGTTGATAAGTTATTTCTTCTCTCTTCAAGCAAGGCAGCAACAAGATCCTCTTTTTTAGGATAATAATGATGTATTGATGCATTTTTTATGCCAAGCTTCTGGGAAATATCCTTGTAACTAAATCCATTATAGCCCCTGCATTGCAAAAAGTGTCCTGCATAATGGAGTATCTGTTGATTAGTAGAGTTAAGATCAGCCATATAAATCCACATTTTTCCTATTCTTCTAATAAGTGAATGATACTCTCCTATAAATGCCTACCTACATGTAAGTAGATAAATTTAGATTGATTTGCAAACACAGTATTTGCACAGGGATAACTCATCTAACACATACTTGCTCTTTGCAGGACAATAATAAACACCACCATTTTCAAAAATAGCCTGATTTTCAGTTACAAACATTCCTGGTGGATGGAGAGGTTCTTTCGTTATGAACGTCAGATATGTGGAAATAATACGAGTATATTCCTTCAGATCCTTTTGACCAGAAGCATACTTATCCATATATGTGTTGACCCTGAAAGTAAAGTCTTCAAGCTTCCCTACATCAATTTCATCAGATATTTCAGGACAGACATTTTCTTTTAGCTCAGAAAACTTCTTGCGATTATATCTTGCAAGACACTGTATATTGTACAGGAGAGTTCCACGAGAACTTTGAGTGTCTTCTGATTCTTTCTCTTTTATCTTCATTAAATACTCAGAAGAGATGCTGGCAGCTCCTTCCTTTAACAAGAGCAATAATTCACATGTATTGATTTGTACTCCTCCACAGTTAAATCTGAAACTTTCTCTTAATGTATACTTAAATGATCCCGAAGGGTCCGGCGAAGCCGGCGTTTTCCAATCAGATGGAATAATATAATCCGCACAATATCAGAGAGCACTCTTTTCACATTACGTCTGTATAATAATCAGTATAAATGCATAGTATTCTGTACAGAAGTATAGAAAAGTGCCGCCTTCGGCGGGGTGGTTACTTTGTTTTTAGGTTCAAAAAAGGATTGTTTTGTGTCACTAAAAATACAAAAAAGAATAACGTTCTGCCCTCTTTAGCAGACTCTTGGAATCGGATCGCCAACAGGTATTCCAAGCTGACGCAGGCTTCCAATGGATGTCCTGAGCAGAACCTTACCCTTGTGCTCACTGACAGCCTTACCAACTATTCTTGCATTCTGGCCATATTTATGAGATTTCAGAAGCTCAAGAACCTGCTCTGCGTATTCAGGACGAACTCCTATCACAGCCTTACCTTCATTAGCAATCTCAAGAGGATTCAGTCCGAGCATCTCACAGGCTGTGCTCACGACCATATCAATAGGAATATCGCTTTCTTCAAGGATGATACCTACACCGCTTTTCTGAGCCATCTCATTGATGCTTGATGCCAGACCGCCACGAGTAGGGTCTTTCATGGCGCTTATCACTGGCTGATCGTCTTCCGTTCTCAGTTCAAGCGGAGCTTTCAGAAGTCCGTTAACTGGAGCTACATCAGATACAAGCTTCGTTTCAAAATCAAATCCTTCCCTGTGGGAGAGTAAAGCTATTCCGTGGTCACCAAGATTTCCTGTGACAATGATTACATCATCAGGAGAAAGTCCGTTGTCCCTGACAACTTTTGGAGCAACTCCAACACCTGTTGTGTTGATGATCATAGAATCCAGCTTGTTACCCTGGATAGTCTTGGTATCTCCGGTTATGATGGCAACTTCAGCCTCTTCTGCTGCACGGTTCATGGATTTGATGACCTCTTCAAATTCTGAGAGTTCAAAACCCTCGGGAACGATTATTGCACAGGTCAGAGCCAGCGGCTTTGCACCCATGACAGAAAGGTCATTCACGGTTCCACAAACAGCAAGTCTTCCAATATCTCCTCCGGGGAAAAATAGAGGGTCAACAACATGACTGTCAGTTGTCATAACGATCTCATAATCATCTCCCATTCCATCAGGTATTGAGATAGTTGAACCGTCATCAAGGTCATCAAGACCAACAGTTCCTGCTGAACGTCTGGAGATGTTTTTCAGGATTATGCCGCCAATGAGTTCCTGCATGAACTCCCCACCGGCACCATGTTCCATGCTAATTCTGTTTTTTTGGGACATGAGTATCAATCCTTATTGTCCATCTATGAGTTTGTCTGCCATGGACGAAATGGTTGAGAACCACTTCTCCATGCTCTGCGCATCATGTATTGAGGTTTTAAGAACCGGAATTTCAGAATTGAGATGTCTGACATCATCTTCCATCTTTTCAGCGCTGGCAAATACAGCTTCTGCAAGATCTTTTTTGTGGATGATTGCAATATCAGTGCTCTTGAAAATGACCGGGTGTTTCAGGACAATATCATCGCCCTCGGTAACACTTACAACCACAACACGCAGATGTTCTCCTAATTTGTAGTCTGCAGGACAGATGAGATTTCCAACATTCTCCATAAGCAGAATATCAATGTTCTTGAGGTCAATGGACTTTAACGCCTTCTCAACGAGCTTTGCATCAAGGTGACACTCCCTTCCGGTGTTCACAGGAATTGTTGTGACTCCGAGCTTTGCTATTCTTCCGGCATCCATGTCAGCTATCACATCACCTGCAATGACCGCAAGGCGATATTTGTCACCAAGATTCTCAACTGTCTTTTCAATGAGTGTGGTCTTTCCGGAACCAATGGCTCCCATAAAATTGATGGCAAGAACTCCATTCTTATCAAGAAGCTTCTGGTTCTTAGCTGCAAGCTTATCGTTTGCCTTGAGAACATCATGGCCCACATTGATCACATGCATTAACATAATAAAAGTCTCCAAATTGTTCGTTTTTTAAGTTTAAGTTTAGACTTGAGTTTAGACTTGAGTTTAGGTTTAAGTTCATAAGTATTTGATGATTAATATATAATAAATTACTGATGCACAAATTAGCAATTGTTGTATGTCATATCATCAAAAATTATTAGTTTTGTCAATCTATTGTTCGATATCGATACTTTCGATAATAAGCTCCCTGCCACCGGATGCATGCATCATTTTCCCGCATTCGGGACATGGTACTTCAAGAAAAGCCCTGATATCATCTATGACCTCATCACCCACAATACAGAACTGTTTACCTTCGCCTGAATATCCACACTGGCACTGCATCTCAGGATAAATCTCATTGAGGATTATCTCTGCACCTGTTGCGACATTATCCTCACACAAAGACTCAATGCAGAACATCAACTGATCAGGGTTCACATGGGCAAGTCTTCCCACACCCACAGTGATCGAGTTAATTTCCTTTGCCTCGTTCTCCTGAGCAATTGAGAGAACATTATTCATGATCTCACATGCCAGCGAATACTCATGCACTGTCAACACCTCTGTAACGGAACCAGTTGTAGCACATGCCTTCCTGGCTTACCATGCACGATCCGACCGGATTTGAAGGAGTGCATTTTTTAGAGAACAACGGACAGTTGTCAGGTTTCTCCTTGCCTTTAAGGATCTCAGCACAACGGCAGAGTGATGAAAGTGAGTTTTCGTATGAGATGTCTTTCATTTTTTCAGCTATAAGGTCTGCATAGATTATCGAAGCATCGTAATGTGAGAATTCAGGTCTTATTATCATTCCTGAATCAGGAATTGTTCCAAGACCACGCCATTCTGAATCAGTTATTTCAAAAACCTTGTTCATCATTTCCTGGGCACGAACGTTGCCTTCATCCTTTACAGCTCTTGGATACGCATTCTCAACTTTGTACTCACCCTTGTGCTCTCCAGTCTTGAGCTGTTCAAGTATCATAAGAATGGAAAGAAGCAGTTCATCCGCTTCAAATCCGGCTGCAATTATAGGGAACCCTTTTTCTGCAAATTGCTCAAAAGGATGAATTCCAATGATAGTACAAACATGGCCGGGAGCAATGAAAGCATCAACTTCGATCTCGTCAATCAAAGCTTCAATTGCAGGAATTGTGAGTTTGTGTGTTAGCAGCAAACTGAAGTTCTCAGGCGGTTTGCGCAGGATAGCTGCCGCATTTGTAGGTGTTGTGGTTTCAAAACCAATGGCAAAGAAAACAACCTTACTTTCAGGGTCTTTTTCTGCAATGGCAATGGCATCATCGATGCTGTACACCATCCTGACATCACATCCCCTCGACCTGGCATCCATAAGGCTGCCATTGCTTCCGGGGACACGCATCATGTCACCAAATGAAGTGACAATGATACCTGATTCTGCCAGAGCGATCGCCCTGTCAATTTCTTCTTCAGGAGTGACACATACCGGACAACCGGGACCACTGAGCACTTCGATCTCCTCTGGCAGAACATCACGTAAACCATAGCGTGAGATGGTTCTCTCATGGGTTCCGCAGATGTGCATAACTTTCACGGGACGAGAGAGTGCACGTATCTTTTCCAGGAGTTCTGACTCAGCAGACATGTTTATTCTCCTGCAACAAGCTCTCCGAGGAGCTCTAAGGTTTCTTTACCTTCTTCTTCACTAAGCAAAGAGATAGCATAGCCAACATGAACCAGGACATACTGCCCAAGGAGCGCGTCATCACAGTCGCCAAGGAGATCAAGTTTGACCTGCCTTTCCACGCCTCCAAAATCGACAATGGCAGTATACTCATCCAGCAATGAGGTCACTTTGCCGGGGATTGCAATACACATGAATCTGAATTAGCACTCGTGGTATATAAAAGATACTTACTTAAAAAGTACATAGCTATTAGAAATTATTAAAGAATATTATGAAAAATTAAAGACAGTGGAAAAGCTTTATTAGCATGAACAATCATGACATTCCGTTCAACAATCACAATTGTAATTATCCATCCATTTATAGGAGTTTAGCCCCATGGAAAAAACAGAAAATCATGACTTCTTAAGTATGGACAGACGAACGTTCCTCAAGGTGGTAGGAGCGATCGGAGCGTCCACTTTTCTGGGATTACACCGCACCCAGATAACTAAAGCTCTCGAACTCTCAAAAACAAAAGTAATATGGCTTCACGGTGCAGAATGTACCGGATGCTCTGCTTCTCTTCTCGATGCAGGAAACCCTGACATCATGCAGGCGATCAACAAGCTCAGTGTAGACCTTGTATTCCACGAGACCATCATGGCTCACCAGGGAATCTTTGTCGACGGCGCACCTGCAGGTACATCAGAACTTAACTCAGAGATCCTTCTTGACGAAGCAATTGAGGAAGGAAATTACATCCTTGTTGTTGAAGGCGCAATTGCAAACGGACCTGATGGCTCAGGTAAATATTGCATGTACGGCGAGCGTACTTTCAAAGATATGTTCGAGCATGCAGCAAGAAATGCTAGCATGATCATGGCTGTAGGAATGTGTGCAGCATTTGGTGGTATCAATTCAGCAGACAGTGACATTGCAGACCTCACAGATTTCAGAGGTGTGGACTTTGTAAAGGAAAGCCACTCAAAAGGAATGCTCACTGAGCTTGGAATTGACAAACCGGTCATCAACATCGCAGGATGTCCATCACACCCTGACTGGATACTTCTCACACTTGCAGCAGTGATCCTTGGAAAGTATAATCTCAATGACCTTGATTCAGTTCTTGACAAATACAAGCGTCCAACCGTATTCTTCCCGGAAACAAACACAATGCACGACAACTGTCCACGCAGGGGCTATTATGACAGAGGCATTCTGGATGACGACTTCTCAGGAGAAGGATGTCTCCTTAAGGTCGGCTGTAAAGGACCATACACCAGATCAGACTGTGGACTCCGTAAGTGGAACAACGGTGTCAGCATGTGCACACAGGCAGGTTCATCATGTATCGGATGCGCAGAACCTGGTTTCCCTGACAGTACATCACCATTCTATGAGATGGGAGAAGACAAGCCACTCATGGGCGGTGTGACCATTGATACAGCAGCTAAGGTCGGAACAGCAGCTGCAGTAGCAGGTGTTGGAGTACATGCTCTTCGCAGATTTGTATTCAAGGACAAGGAAGAGTAAGGAGGTATGAAAAATGACAAAAGTAGTAGTAGATCCATTAACACGTATCGAAGGACACCTCCGTGTATCAACTGAAGTTAATGAGAACGGGGTGATCACAGATGCACAGAGCTCAGGAATGCTTTTCAGAGGTATCGAGCGCATTATGATGAAACGTGACCCAAGAGATGCAGCACGTCTTGTCCAGAGAATATGCGGACTTTGCCCAACAGCTCAGTCAATGGCTTCAGTAAATGCACTTGACGACCTTTTCGGTGTTGCAGAATCAATCCCAAAAGATGCACTTGTAACAAGGAACATCATTCAGGGTCTTAACACCCTTACCAGCCACGCAACACACTTCTATGTACTGTGGATGCCTGACATAGTAAACCCTGCATACAGGGACATTCTGGCAACAGTAGACAACACAGGACCTGCACTCTGGAAAGAATTACTTTCACGCTTTGCACCTATCAGCTACAAGATGGATGGAGAAGCTATCACCCCAGGTACAGGATACATTAACGCTATCAAACAGAAGAAGAGTCTTGAAGAAGCAATGGCACTCATCGGTGGAAAGATGCCACACCAGATGTCAACCATCGCTGGTGGTGTAACATACCTCCCAACCGTTGCTGACATCGGAAAACTTACTTCCTATTATCTTAACCTCATGGACTTTGTGAACAGCTCAACTCTTAGCATCGACGCAGAGACATGGCTTGATAACACTTTCAGAGCAAGCTCTCCACAGAAAGCAGTGAGCTTTGTCATGGAACATCTTCAGGAAGTTGTTGACGGTTCACTTGCATCCCAGAACTTCTCAAAAGCAAAGGGATGGGGAGACCTTGAACTCTTTGCAGCATTCGGTTCTGAGCTTATCGGAGAAACACTCGGACTTCCTGCAACTTTCAAATTTGACAGAACAGGACAGTATGCAGAGGATGCAAATGTCGGTTACCTGACATACGGTGTATTCTACGATGTTGAGAACGGTGACGGTTACAACCCAACTGAATTTGGAAAGTCAGGATTCCAGCAGGCTGCTTTCATTAACAGCTCACTTGAGAAGAAATCATTCGATCATAAGTACATCACAGAGGAAACCACACACGCATTCTATGAAACTGATGAAGGTCTTCATCCATTTGACGGTGTCACAGAACCTGTCAGAACAGCTGATGAGATCAGTTATGAAGGCGGCAGTGACAGCAAATACACATGGATGAAAGCACCACGTTACAATGGAATTCCATGTGAGGTCGGACCAATCTCCCGTATGCTTGCAATGGAAGAGCCACTTACAGTCGGTCTTATGAACCTCTTTAAGGACAACGGTTATTCTGCTGCTAACAGCTTCACAAGAATGATCGCTAAGATGCAGGAAACCCTCATACTCTCAGAACAGTTGCTCAAATGGGTGACCGTGGACCTTGATCCAAACGGAAAATACTATGTGAACACTGACCTGAAAATGGCAAAGGATTCCGAAGGTATCGGTCTGTGGGAAGCACCTCGTGGAGCTCTCGGACACTGGATCAAATCCGGTTCAGACTCAATGGTAACAAACTTCCAGATGGTTGTTCCAACCACATGGAACGCATCACCAAGAGACAAGAACGGTGTAGCAGGTCCTCTTGAGCAGGCTCTTATCGGTACAAAGATCTCAGCAGCAGAGAACATGATGGGAATCGACAACACCAACCCAACAGGAATTCTGCACACTGCAAGATCATTTGACCCATGTATCGCATGTGCTGTTCACACAATTGACCTTAGCAACAAGGACAAAGAACAGGGCACATTCACAATTGTATGATCCAGGGAGTGAAGGAAATGAGGAGAAGACAAAGATTAACTCCCGAAGATAAGAGAATAATTGCACTTCATGACGGAGAGAGGCATATCGAGAGGTATTCCTTCCTGGAGAGGTTTGCACACTTTGCGCACCTCCTTTCCCTTTTCGTCTTGCTGTTTACAGGTTTCAAGATCTACCTTGGCTGGGATTTCATGAGCTATCACCTGGCTCTTTACGTCCATATGATATTTGCCATTGTATTTATCCTGGCAAACTGGGTACTTATCCCTTACAACATTGCAACCACAGAAGTCCCTCACTGTGAGAAATGTAAATCAGGTGAACACAATGAGTTCATTCACTCAGCTATGAACATTGCAGGCAGGTACCTTCTTGGTCCGCAGGATTTCAAGAACATGTACCACATTATGCTCAACTTCATAGGAAAAGGCGACTACCCTGCCTTTACAGTCTATGATGTGAAGAACAAGGGTTACATTG
The sequence above is a segment of the uncultured Methanolobus sp. genome. Coding sequences within it:
- a CDS encoding cytochrome B, whose amino-acid sequence is MRRRQRLTPEDKRIIALHDGERHIERYSFLERFAHFAHLLSLFVLLFTGFKIYLGWDFMSYHLALYVHMIFAIVFILANWVLIPYNIATTEVPHCEKCKSGEHNEFIHSAMNIAGRYLLGPQDFKNMYHIMLNFIGKGDYPAFTVYDVKNKGYIGKLHPVTKFLLVFEGMAVAVIVFTGIVIYNINWGFFGIPVSPILLAIGDFVAPLFGMGTIFFMRTLHLAMAYFFIIEVIIHVGIIEMDPKVWKYHKAIFIGGHEDICDHSYVKLINTETEA
- a CDS encoding nickel-dependent hydrogenase large subunit — protein: MTKVVVDPLTRIEGHLRVSTEVNENGVITDAQSSGMLFRGIERIMMKRDPRDAARLVQRICGLCPTAQSMASVNALDDLFGVAESIPKDALVTRNIIQGLNTLTSHATHFYVLWMPDIVNPAYRDILATVDNTGPALWKELLSRFAPISYKMDGEAITPGTGYINAIKQKKSLEEAMALIGGKMPHQMSTIAGGVTYLPTVADIGKLTSYYLNLMDFVNSSTLSIDAETWLDNTFRASSPQKAVSFVMEHLQEVVDGSLASQNFSKAKGWGDLELFAAFGSELIGETLGLPATFKFDRTGQYAEDANVGYLTYGVFYDVENGDGYNPTEFGKSGFQQAAFINSSLEKKSFDHKYITEETTHAFYETDEGLHPFDGVTEPVRTADEISYEGGSDSKYTWMKAPRYNGIPCEVGPISRMLAMEEPLTVGLMNLFKDNGYSAANSFTRMIAKMQETLILSEQLLKWVTVDLDPNGKYYVNTDLKMAKDSEGIGLWEAPRGALGHWIKSGSDSMVTNFQMVVPTTWNASPRDKNGVAGPLEQALIGTKISAAENMMGIDNTNPTGILHTARSFDPCIACAVHTIDLSNKDKEQGTFTIV